The following proteins are co-located in the Aquarana catesbeiana isolate 2022-GZ linkage group LG02, ASM4218655v1, whole genome shotgun sequence genome:
- the TRIM3 gene encoding LOW QUALITY PROTEIN: tripartite motif-containing protein 3 (The sequence of the model RefSeq protein was modified relative to this genomic sequence to represent the inferred CDS: inserted 1 base in 1 codon), with product MASPVVRQIDKQFLICSICLERYHIPKVLPCLHTFCERCLQSYIPPQSLTLSCPVCRQTSILPERGVSALQNNFFITNLMEVLQRSPESGRQEQSVLPGEGHPSGTPLSCPNHQGKTMEYYCGPCETAMCVECTEGEHREHCTVPLKDVLEQHKASLRSQLDNIKGRIPQLTSAIDLVTDISRQLSERKNAAVNEICTTFDELERALQHRKNTLLQDLEAISITKQKVLQAQLSALRQGLDNMESSMRFTEQALGHGSETEVLLVRKQMSERLNELASRDFPLHPQQNPQLEFRVETDGLRRSLQNLGALLTTSTVAHSSVATGEGLRQALVGQQTSVTVTTKDKDGELFRSGNAILQAQLTGPDGATQDGEVTDNKNGTYEVLYTPRHEGEHQLSLRLYGQPLRGSPFRVRAVKPGDVPASPEDVKRRVKSPSGGHIRQKAVRRPSSMYSTNKKKENPIEDEMILRVGTRGRDKGEFSNLQGICASSNNRIVVADSNNQCIQVFSNEGQFKLRFGIRGRSPGQLQRPTGVAVDTNGDIIVADYDNRWVSIFSPEGKFKNKIGVGRLMGPKGVAVDRNGHLIVVDNKSCCIFIFQSNGKLVGRFGGRSPGDKHQSGTLDGPHFVAVNNKNEIVVTDFHNHSVKVYNAEGEFLFKFGSHGEGNGQFNAPTXIAVDSNGNIIVADWGNSRIQVFDSSGSFLSYINTMADPLYGPQGLALTSEGHVVVADSGNHCFKVYRYLQ from the exons ATGGCGAGCCCAGTGGTGCGTCAAATTGACAAGCAGTTCCTCATCTGCAGTATTTGCTTGGAGCGCTATCACATTCCTAAGGTCCTGCCATGTCTGCACACCTTCTGTGAGAG GTGCCTGCAGAGCTACATCCCACCGCAGAGCCTGACCCTTTCCTGCCCGGTATGCCGCCAGACCTCCATCCTTCCAGAACGGGGAGTGTCCGCCCTGCAGAACAACTTCTTCATCACAAACCTCATGGAGGTTCTCCAGCGCAGCCCGGAGAGTGGCCGCCAGGAGCAAAGCGTGCTGCCAGGAGAGGGACACCCCTCTGGTACCCCGCTTTCCTGCCCCAACCACCAGGGCAAG ACCATGGAGTATTACTGCGGACCCTGCGAGACCGCCATGTGTGTAGAATGCACGGAGGGAGAACACAGAGAGCATTGCACTGTTCCCCTGAAAGACGTTCTAGAGCAACACAAAGCGTCGCTCCGCAGCCAGCTGGACAACATCAAGGGCAG AATCCCTCAGCTGACCTCCGCCATCGACCTTGTGACTGACATCAGTCGGCAGCTGAGCGAACGGAAGAACGCTGCCGTCAATGAGATTTGTACGACATTTGATGAGCTGGAGCGCGCCCTGCAGCACAGGAAGAATACTCTCTTGCAAGACTTGGAGGCCATCTCTATCACCAAGCAGAAG GTTCTTCAGGCACAGCTTTCAGCATTAAGACAAGGCCTAGACAACATGGAGAGCAGCATGCGTTTTACGGAACAGGCTCTTGGCCACGGCTCAGAGACAGAAGTTCTCTTGGTGAGGAAGCAGATGAGCGAGCGATTGAATGAATTGGCTTCTCGTGACTTCCCTTTACACCCTCAGCAGAACCCACAGCTTGAATTCCGGGTAGAGACTGATGGCCTCCGCCGATCCCTTCAGAATTTAGGGGCCCTTCTTACTACTAGCACTGTGGCTCATTCCTCAGTTGCAACAGGGGAGGGCTTGCGCCAGGCCTTGGTGGGACAACAAACTTCTGTCACGGTCACTACTAAAGACAAAGATGGAGAGTTGTTCCGGAGTGGCAATGCCATCCTACAAGCTCAGCTGACTGGTCCAGATGGAGCCACCCAGGACGGGGAGGTGACGGACAATAAGAATGGGACTTATGAGGTGCTCTATACTCCACGTCATGAAGGAGAGCACCAACTCTCCCTGCGGCTTTATGGGCAACCACTACGCGGGAGTCCATTTAGGGTGAGAGCCGTAAAACCTGGGGATGTACCGGCCTCACCAGAGGATGTCAAGCGCAGAGTTAAGTCGCCCAGTGGAGGGCACATACGGCAGAAGGCTGTGAGGAGACCATCAAGCATGTATAGCACCAACAAGAAGAAGGAGAACCCAATTGAAGATGAGATGATCCTGAGAGTTG GAACCCGTGGTCGAGACAAAGGTGAATTCTCCAACCTGCAAGGCATCTGTGCCTCCAGTAACAATCGCATTGTGGTTGCAGACAGTAACAATCAGTGCATACAG GTGTTCTCCAATGAGGGCCAGTTTAAGTTGCGTTTTGGGATTCGAGGACGGTCCCCAGGGCAGTTGCAGCGTCCAACAGGTGTGGCTGTGGACACAAATGGTGACATCATTGTGGCGGATTATGACAATCGCTGGGTCAGCATTTTCTCTCCAGAGGGAAAGTTTAAG AACAAAATTGGTGTTGGCCGTCTAATGGGACCCAAAGGAGTAGCCGTAGACCGTAACGGTCATCTGATAGTAGTGGATAACAAATCCTGCTGCATCTTCATCTTCCAGTCCAATGGAAAATTAGTGGGGAGGTTTGGAGGCCGAAGCCCAGGAGACAAGCATCAGTCTGGAACACTAGACG ggcCACATTTTGTGGCAGTTAACAACAAAAATGAGATTGTGGTGACGGATTTCCACAACCATTCTGTTAAG gTTTACAATGCAGAAGgagagttcctctttaagtttggCTCGCACGGTGAGGGAAATGGTCAGTTTAATGCTCCCA GTATTGCTGTGGATTCTAATGGGAACATTATTGTGGCTGACTGGGGCAACAGCCGGATTCAG GTGTTTGACAGTTCTGGCTCCTTCTTGTCCTACATAAACACCATGGCAGACCCTCTGTACGGGCCACAAGGTCTGGCCCTCACCTCTGAAGGTCATGTGGTGGTGGCCGATTCAGGAAACCACTGTTTCAAGGTGTACCGGTATCTCCAGTAA